The Christiangramia flava JLT2011 region AAAGGCTTGCGTTTATTTTCTTCTTCGATAGACATTTCCAGGATCTTTTTGATCTCACGGGTAGAAACATCTTCTCCCTGGTCATTTTTCATGGATTCTGAAAAGAATTCCTTGATCAGTTTCGTGCCGTAAGGGGTGTCCACATATTTGCTGTTAGCTACTCGCGAAACGGTAGAAACATCCATTTCGATCTCATCGGCAATATCTTTTAAGATCATTGGCCGAAGATTTCGTTCGTCACCGGTAAGAAAGTATTCTTCCTGGTAGTGCATAATAGCACTCATAGTAACCATGAGAGTTTGCTGTCGTTGCTTAATAGCTTCGATAAACCATTTCGCCGCATCCAGTTTTTGCTTGATGAACATGACGGCATCCTTCTGCGCTTTAGTCTTTTCTTTCGATTCCTTATAGCCTTTCAGCATGTTGCTATAATCCCGGGAAATATGCATTTCCGGAGCATTTCGTCCATTCAGTGTAAGCTGTAATTCACCATCCTCGATCTTGATCGTAAAATCTGGTGTAACATGTTCCACGATACGGGTATTCCCGGAATAGGCTCCGCCTGGTTTCGGGTTCAGGTGCTCGATCACTTCAATGGCCTCCCGAAGTTCATCTTCGGAAATATCGTGGCGTGTAAGCAGTTTTTTGTAGTGTTTTTTGGTAAACTGGTCAAAAGATCGATCCAAAATATCCGTTGCCAGTTCTACCTGTTTGGTAGGCTCTTTTCGGTTTAACTGAATCAACAAACACTCCTGAAGATCTCTTGCTCCAACCCCGGAAGGATCCAGTTTTTGTACTTTCTTAAGCACTTTTTCCACCGTTTCCTCATCAGTGTACACATTTTGGGTAAAGGCCAGGTCATCTACGATATCCATGATCGTACGTCGAATGTACCCGCTCTCGTCCACACTTCCAACCAAAAATTCAGCAATTTCGCGCTCTGTTTCTCCAAACCTGAAAGTGCTTAACTGGTTCTTCAAATGCTGGGTGAACGAAGTACCCGCAGCATAGGGCACGCTTTTTTCATCATCATCAGGGCTGTAATTATTTGCCTGTAAACGATAACTCGGGATCTCGTCATCGCTTAAATATTCATCAACATCGATCTCGGTTTCTATGCTTTCGTTATCATAATCGTCGTCAGAATTCTCATTAGAAAGATCTTCATATTCATCAAAACGATCTTCCTTTCCGTCTTCGAGAGCAGGGTTTTCCTCCAGTTCCTGCTTCACTCGTTGCTCAAAAGCCTGGGTGGGCAGCTGGATCAACTTCATTAGCTGGATCTGCTGCGGTGACAGTTTCTGGGATAACTTAAGATTTAATTGTTGCTTTAGCATAGTTCATACTTCTATAACAAAAATAAGGAAAATCCAGGCCAACCTCGCTTTGGCATCGTTCTTACTCTAATAAACTTTTGTTAAGGTGTACGAAGATGACGTTTTAAAAAGCGGAATTTCTTCGGAAGCTTTTCTTCAAAGATCATTTTTTTACTTGTCGCCGGGTGCTGGAATTCAATTTTACCGGAAAAGAGGAACAGCGATCTATTGCTGAAAAAACCCTCTTTTTGGCCATAAATGTCATCAGCAACGATCGGTTTGCCGGCTTCGGAGAGATGAATGCGAAGCTGATGCGTTCTGCCCGTAATGGGTAATAATTTGACTAAACTATAGGTTTTGGATTCCACTTCATAGGTTTCCAGTGGTTCGATGATGGTCTCCGCTGCTTTTCCTGCAATTGGTTTCCTGATGCTTTGATGGGATTCAAATTCCCCGTGAATAATTGCAAAATAGGTTTTCTGAATATGCTTTTTTGTAAAATGCTGGTGTAACTGAAGCAGGGTCTTACGGGTTTTTGCAATTAAGAGCAAACCGGAGGTTTCCTTGTCCAGCCGATGTGCCGGTTCTGGGGCAGGCAAGGCGTCGGTTGCTTTTGAAGCTTGCAGGTTAAAAGGAAGTGCACTTCGAATGGTTTTAAAATAATTTCCACTGGTGGCAACCCCGGCAGGTTTTACGATCACCGCCAGTTCCTCATCTTCATAAAGAACCTTGAGCGGTAATTTGAAGATTTTGAATGTGGCAGTCTCCTGAAGTAACTCGATTTTTTGCCCTTTCTGAATCCATTGGGCAGTGGTAGCCGTGCTGCCATCAATTAAAATAAGCCCTTTTTTGATGGCTTTTTTAAGGCTGCTGCGGGTAGGTATTCCTTCGAAAATTGAAACTCCGTATTCCTGCAACCTGATGGATTCATCGATTGCAGGAACAATATGAGTTTCTATGACTTTCAAATAGTTTTTTTTTTCCGACTAAAATTCGGCGTTTTGAGGTGTTCTCGGGAAAGGGATCACATCACGAATATTGCCCATTCCGGTAGTAAACTGCACCAATCGCTCGAAACCTAATCCAAAACCACTGTGTACGCAGGTTCCGAACTTACGGGTATCCAGGTACCACCAAAGTTCTTCCTCTTCGATACCCAACTCGTGCATTTTTTGTTTTAGTACATCCAGGCGCTCTTCTCTCTGGCTACCGCCAACGATCTCTCCAATCCCGGGAAACAGAATATCCATCGCTCTTACGGTCTTTCCATCTTCATTCAAGCGCATGTAAAAAGCCTTGATCTTTGCAGGATAATCGAAAAGAATCACCGGGCTCTTGAAATGTTTTTCCACCAGGTAGCGCTCATGCTCACTTTGAAGGTCTGCGCCCCATTCTTCAATGATATAGTTGAATTTTTTCTTCTTATTTGGTTTGCAGTTCTTCAGGATTTCTATGGCTTCAGTATAGCTAACTCTTTTGAAGTTGTTTTCCAGTACGAAATTCAGTTTTTCAAGAAGTC contains the following coding sequences:
- a CDS encoding RluA family pseudouridine synthase, with product MKVIETHIVPAIDESIRLQEYGVSIFEGIPTRSSLKKAIKKGLILIDGSTATTAQWIQKGQKIELLQETATFKIFKLPLKVLYEDEELAVIVKPAGVATSGNYFKTIRSALPFNLQASKATDALPAPEPAHRLDKETSGLLLIAKTRKTLLQLHQHFTKKHIQKTYFAIIHGEFESHQSIRKPIAGKAAETIIEPLETYEVESKTYSLVKLLPITGRTHQLRIHLSEAGKPIVADDIYGQKEGFFSNRSLFLFSGKIEFQHPATSKKMIFEEKLPKKFRFLKRHLRTP
- the rpoN gene encoding RNA polymerase factor sigma-54, yielding MLKQQLNLKLSQKLSPQQIQLMKLIQLPTQAFEQRVKQELEENPALEDGKEDRFDEYEDLSNENSDDDYDNESIETEIDVDEYLSDDEIPSYRLQANNYSPDDDEKSVPYAAGTSFTQHLKNQLSTFRFGETEREIAEFLVGSVDESGYIRRTIMDIVDDLAFTQNVYTDEETVEKVLKKVQKLDPSGVGARDLQECLLIQLNRKEPTKQVELATDILDRSFDQFTKKHYKKLLTRHDISEDELREAIEVIEHLNPKPGGAYSGNTRIVEHVTPDFTIKIEDGELQLTLNGRNAPEMHISRDYSNMLKGYKESKEKTKAQKDAVMFIKQKLDAAKWFIEAIKQRQQTLMVTMSAIMHYQEEYFLTGDERNLRPMILKDIADEIEMDVSTVSRVANSKYVDTPYGTKLIKEFFSESMKNDQGEDVSTREIKKILEMSIEEENKRKPLTDEKLAKVLKDKGYPIARRTVAKYREQLDIPVARLRKEI